From Panthera tigris isolate Pti1 chromosome D3, P.tigris_Pti1_mat1.1, whole genome shotgun sequence, one genomic window encodes:
- the FAM222A gene encoding protein FAM222A isoform X1 — protein sequence MLAGTILIRRLDRGCLAWLWVGDPRSSPPWAASPAASDPGETAASSMHSSRYPSPAELDAYAEKVANSPLSIKIFPTNIRVPQHKHLGRTVNGYDTSGQRYSPYPQHAAGYQGLLAIVKAAVSSSGSAAPAGPAKSVLKSAEGKRTKLSPAAVQVGIAPYPAPSTLGPLAYPKPPEAPAPPPGLPAAAATAASVIPLPGRGLPLPPSNLPSIHSILYQLNQQCQAPGAAPAACQAVAGPHPSPAKHGPVPSFPGMAYSAAAAGLPDCRKGAELGQGGTAASTLAGATKPAGYADGGLDYLLWPQKPPPPPPQPLRAYSGGTAASKSPEACGGRVYERASGSPLSCAMGLPTGFTVGQYFAAPWNSVLVTPTSDCYNPAAAVAVTELGPGAPRELAGPPVEALSGLPSKSVCNTAVLSSSLQSLEYLINDIRPPCIKEQMLGKGYETVAVPRLLDHQHAHIRLPVYR from the exons ATGCTGGCCGGGACCATACTCATCCGAAGGCTCGACCGGGGCTGCCTCGCATGGCTGTGGGTGGGAGACCCCCGTTCATCTCCCCCGTGGGCTGCTTCCCCCGCAGCAAGCGATCCGG GCGAGACGGCCGCCAGCTCCATGCATTCGTCCCGCTACCCGAGCCCGGCCGAGCTGGACGCCTATGCCGAGAAGGTGGCCAACAGCCCGCTGTCCATCAAGATCTTCCCCACCAACATCCGGGTGCCCCAGCACAAGCACCTGGGCCGCACGGTCAACGGCTATGACACCAGCGGCCAGCGCTACAGCCCCTACCCGCAGCACGCCGCCGGCTACCAGGGCCTGCTGGCCATTGTCAAGGCCGCCGTCTCCTCCTCCGGCAGCGCCGCGCCTGCTGGGCCTGCCAAAAGCGTGCTCAAGAGCGCCGAGGGCAAGCGGACCAAGCTGTCACCAGCTGCCGTGCAGGTGGGCATCGCGCCCTACCCGGCGCCCAGCACTCTGGGGCCCCTGGCCTACCCCAAGCCGCCCGAGGCACCCGCCCCACCACCCGGCCTGCCCgcggccgccgccaccgccgcctccGTCATCCCCCTGCCTGGCCGCGGCCTGCCCCTGCCGCCTTCCAACCTGCCCTCCATCCACAGCATCCTCTACCAGCTCAACCAGCAGTGCCAGGCCCCGGGCGCCGCGCCTGCCGCCTGCCAGGCCGTAGCCggtccccaccccagcccggcCAAGCACGGCCCCGTGCCCAGCTTCCCCGGCATGGCCTACTCGGCCGCTGCCGCCGGCCTGCCCGACTGCCGGAAAGGTGCCGAGCTGGGCCAGGGCGGCACGGCGGCCTCGACGTTGGCTGGGGCCACCAAGCCTGCAGGGTACGCCGACGGGGGCCTGGATTACCTGCTGTGGCCGCAgaagccgcccccacccccaccccagccgctGAGGGCCTACAGCGGCGGCACGGCGGCCAGCAAGTCCCCCGAGGCGTGCGGGGGGCGGGTGTACGAGCGGGCCAGCGGGTCGCCCCTCAGCTGCGCCATGGGGCTGCCCACCGGCTTCACCGTGGGCCAGTACTTCGCCGCCCCCTGGAACAGCGTGCTGGTGACTCCCACCAGCGATTGCTACAACCCGGCGGCGGCCGTGGCCGTCACTGAGCTGGGGCCGGGGGCGCCCCGGGAGCTGGCGGGCCCCCCCGTGGAGGCCCTCTCGGGCCTGCCCAGCAAGAGCGTGTGCAACACGGCCGTGCTGAGCAGCAGCCTGCAGTCGCTGGAGTATCTCATCAATGACATCCGGCCGCCCTGCATCAAGGAGCAGATGCTGGGCAAGGGCTACGAGACCGTGGCTGTGCCCCGGCTGCTCGACCACCAGCACGCCCACATCCGCCTGCCCGTCTACAGATAA
- the FAM222A gene encoding protein FAM222A isoform X2: MLACLQRTQNPPGQHLACPSKSRELRKCETAASSMHSSRYPSPAELDAYAEKVANSPLSIKIFPTNIRVPQHKHLGRTVNGYDTSGQRYSPYPQHAAGYQGLLAIVKAAVSSSGSAAPAGPAKSVLKSAEGKRTKLSPAAVQVGIAPYPAPSTLGPLAYPKPPEAPAPPPGLPAAAATAASVIPLPGRGLPLPPSNLPSIHSILYQLNQQCQAPGAAPAACQAVAGPHPSPAKHGPVPSFPGMAYSAAAAGLPDCRKGAELGQGGTAASTLAGATKPAGYADGGLDYLLWPQKPPPPPPQPLRAYSGGTAASKSPEACGGRVYERASGSPLSCAMGLPTGFTVGQYFAAPWNSVLVTPTSDCYNPAAAVAVTELGPGAPRELAGPPVEALSGLPSKSVCNTAVLSSSLQSLEYLINDIRPPCIKEQMLGKGYETVAVPRLLDHQHAHIRLPVYR; this comes from the coding sequence GCGAGACGGCCGCCAGCTCCATGCATTCGTCCCGCTACCCGAGCCCGGCCGAGCTGGACGCCTATGCCGAGAAGGTGGCCAACAGCCCGCTGTCCATCAAGATCTTCCCCACCAACATCCGGGTGCCCCAGCACAAGCACCTGGGCCGCACGGTCAACGGCTATGACACCAGCGGCCAGCGCTACAGCCCCTACCCGCAGCACGCCGCCGGCTACCAGGGCCTGCTGGCCATTGTCAAGGCCGCCGTCTCCTCCTCCGGCAGCGCCGCGCCTGCTGGGCCTGCCAAAAGCGTGCTCAAGAGCGCCGAGGGCAAGCGGACCAAGCTGTCACCAGCTGCCGTGCAGGTGGGCATCGCGCCCTACCCGGCGCCCAGCACTCTGGGGCCCCTGGCCTACCCCAAGCCGCCCGAGGCACCCGCCCCACCACCCGGCCTGCCCgcggccgccgccaccgccgcctccGTCATCCCCCTGCCTGGCCGCGGCCTGCCCCTGCCGCCTTCCAACCTGCCCTCCATCCACAGCATCCTCTACCAGCTCAACCAGCAGTGCCAGGCCCCGGGCGCCGCGCCTGCCGCCTGCCAGGCCGTAGCCggtccccaccccagcccggcCAAGCACGGCCCCGTGCCCAGCTTCCCCGGCATGGCCTACTCGGCCGCTGCCGCCGGCCTGCCCGACTGCCGGAAAGGTGCCGAGCTGGGCCAGGGCGGCACGGCGGCCTCGACGTTGGCTGGGGCCACCAAGCCTGCAGGGTACGCCGACGGGGGCCTGGATTACCTGCTGTGGCCGCAgaagccgcccccacccccaccccagccgctGAGGGCCTACAGCGGCGGCACGGCGGCCAGCAAGTCCCCCGAGGCGTGCGGGGGGCGGGTGTACGAGCGGGCCAGCGGGTCGCCCCTCAGCTGCGCCATGGGGCTGCCCACCGGCTTCACCGTGGGCCAGTACTTCGCCGCCCCCTGGAACAGCGTGCTGGTGACTCCCACCAGCGATTGCTACAACCCGGCGGCGGCCGTGGCCGTCACTGAGCTGGGGCCGGGGGCGCCCCGGGAGCTGGCGGGCCCCCCCGTGGAGGCCCTCTCGGGCCTGCCCAGCAAGAGCGTGTGCAACACGGCCGTGCTGAGCAGCAGCCTGCAGTCGCTGGAGTATCTCATCAATGACATCCGGCCGCCCTGCATCAAGGAGCAGATGCTGGGCAAGGGCTACGAGACCGTGGCTGTGCCCCGGCTGCTCGACCACCAGCACGCCCACATCCGCCTGCCCGTCTACAGATAA